GGGAGGGAAGCTTAGGTGAAAGTATCCAAGGTATCGCAGCGGAGAAGACTGCTCTGGAGCCTGCTGCTGCTGCTCTTGCTGTTCTCTGCACTGATCATCAGACTGGCTTATGTGCAGATTGGGAAAGGTGCGGAGCTGTCGGCGAAGGCGGAGAACCTCTGGCGCCGTGACATTCCGTTTGCGGCACAGCGTGGTGAAATTTTGGATCGTAACGGAACCGCATTGGTTACGAATATAACGACACCGACCATTTGGGCGATTCCTGTACAAATCAAAGATCCGGACCATACGGCTGAGACCTTGGCTGGGCTCATCAGCATGGACAAAGCCGATATCAAGAAAATCATTACGAAACGTTCGAGGTTGGAACGGATAAATCCCGGTGGACGAAAAATTACGATGGAGCTGGCTCAGGAAATTCGTGATTTGAAGCTGCCGGGTATCGTTGTTGCTGAGGATAACAAACGGTATTATCCCTATGGCGATCTCGCAGCCCATATTTTGGGGTTCACAGGGGCCTACAGTCAGGGACTTACCGGCTTGGAAGCCATGCATGATGACAAGCTGAAGGGCTTTGAAGGCGGAATATCCTATCTGTCCGATGCAGGCGGAAGAATCATGCCGGGCTCCTCGGAGAAGTATGTCGAGCCTCGTGATGGTCTGAATCTGGAGCTAACGATCGATAAATCGATCCAGTCCATTATGGAGCGGGAGCTTGACCAAGCCATGGTGAAGTATCAGGCGAATGGGGCTTGGTCGATTGCCATGAATCCCAAGACGGGCGAGATTTTGGCGATGGCCAGCAGGCCGGGTTATTCTCCTGCCAATTACCAGCAGTTTTCAGCCGAGACGTATAATCGCAACCTGCCGATCTGGATGACCTATGAACCGGGCTCGACGTTTAAGATTATTACGCTTGCCGCTGCCCTTGAAGAGGACAAGGTCAATCTGAAGAACGATCACTTCTTTGACAGTGGGGCGGTAGAGGTCGGTGGAGCAAGACTGCGCTGCTGGAAAAAAGGCGGTCATGGCAGCCAGACTTTCATGGAGGTTGTCCAGAACTCCTGCAACCCTGGCTTTGTGGCG
Above is a window of Paenibacillus sp. FSL K6-1330 DNA encoding:
- a CDS encoding stage V sporulation protein D, whose translation is MKVSKVSQRRRLLWSLLLLLLLFSALIIRLAYVQIGKGAELSAKAENLWRRDIPFAAQRGEILDRNGTALVTNITTPTIWAIPVQIKDPDHTAETLAGLISMDKADIKKIITKRSRLERINPGGRKITMELAQEIRDLKLPGIVVAEDNKRYYPYGDLAAHILGFTGAYSQGLTGLEAMHDDKLKGFEGGISYLSDAGGRIMPGSSEKYVEPRDGLNLELTIDKSIQSIMERELDQAMVKYQANGAWSIAMNPKTGEILAMASRPGYSPANYQQFSAETYNRNLPIWMTYEPGSTFKIITLAAALEEDKVNLKNDHFFDSGAVEVGGARLRCWKKGGHGSQTFMEVVQNSCNPGFVALGQKLGKESLFQYIRDFGFGAKTGIDLNGEENGILFKLANVGPVELATTAFGQGVSVTPIQQVAAVSAAINGGKLFKPHVAKAWVNPETGETVEEIKPELVRQVISEETSKQVREALESVVAKGTGRPAFIDGYRVGGKTGTAQKVINGRYSSTEHIVSFIGFAPADDPEIVVYTAVDNPKGIQFGGVVAAPIVQNILEDALHYMKVPPRKDQLAREYKYGETPTVTVPNLVGATIQDLYEDLNMNFMLAKSGTGNTVISQAPKPGSRVERGATIRIYMGEDPEESKHEH